A single region of the Streptomyces sp. AM 4-1-1 genome encodes:
- a CDS encoding transposase produces MGSLRSSHRPTATEQCRPSEHRCAYQPAATSDDICTTLFASLARRDQRQKGESYLRGLLATRGRKSIRNIATHLGGTAVEQSLQHFISSSTWDWMPVRAALMTHLEGANVPLCYVVRSLCIPKSGEQSVGVSRGFDPRLGRTFRGQHAFGVWQTSASLSAPVNWRLHLPSRGLEERPRPGGIETAPGADTETLEECAVEAALSTLHRLGGTRKPVVLDVPVVQVESLLRRFTEADVPAVIRIHDRAQFVVDDTALPGCSGRSLTAQQILSSVRRLRRPAMWFDPGRPSALRSSLVATVRIRLRPREVQTPDAFGMGGSSAR; encoded by the coding sequence ATGGGCAGCCTCCGGAGCAGCCACAGACCGACTGCCACCGAACAGTGCCGTCCATCCGAGCATCGGTGCGCGTACCAGCCAGCCGCCACGTCGGACGACATATGCACCACTCTTTTCGCGTCATTGGCCCGACGCGATCAAAGACAGAAGGGCGAGAGCTACCTGCGCGGTCTCCTGGCCACGCGGGGACGGAAATCGATCAGGAACATCGCCACGCATCTGGGCGGAACAGCGGTGGAACAGAGCCTTCAGCACTTCATCAGCAGTTCCACATGGGATTGGATGCCGGTGCGTGCCGCGCTCATGACCCACCTGGAGGGCGCCAACGTACCGCTGTGTTACGTGGTGCGGTCGCTGTGCATACCCAAGTCCGGTGAGCAGTCGGTCGGTGTGAGCCGTGGTTTCGACCCCCGTCTGGGCCGCACCTTCCGAGGGCAGCACGCCTTCGGCGTGTGGCAGACCTCGGCGTCGTTGAGCGCCCCGGTGAACTGGCGGCTGCACCTGCCGTCACGCGGGCTTGAGGAGCGGCCCCGTCCGGGCGGGATCGAGACAGCACCGGGCGCGGACACGGAAACGTTGGAGGAGTGTGCAGTCGAAGCGGCGCTCAGCACCCTGCACAGATTGGGAGGAACACGGAAGCCGGTCGTCCTGGACGTGCCCGTCGTGCAGGTCGAGTCATTACTGCGACGCTTCACCGAGGCCGACGTACCGGCCGTGATACGGATTCATGACCGCGCCCAGTTCGTGGTGGACGACACCGCCCTGCCGGGCTGCAGCGGCAGGTCGTTGACGGCCCAGCAGATTCTCTCATCGGTGCGACGCTTGCGTCGGCCGGCCATGTGGTTCGATCCGGGGCGGCCTTCGGCCCTGCGGAGCTCGTTGGTCGCCACCGTACGCATCCGGCTGCGGCCCCGCGAGGTACAGACCCCGGATGCTTTCGGTATGGGGGGGTCATCTGCTCGGTGA
- a CDS encoding helix-turn-helix domain-containing protein — MVSYEDFAAAPESAVLQLLAQEAPRSYFEDLLHQAETHFAADELIPLERSVRLALTVHAHAERFLAREKALLTFVDTARDMSASRDSGDLLVVITARARWLLGFDMAFISLSKPDGGSYIHSSDGETTSFNVGLQIQGGYGVGEVAQRSKAPFWTADYLGDDSFPHSERVDEVVRGEGLRAILTSPMISGNVTVGALYGGNRKVRHFTPDEVSLMRALGDLAAAMLGKSRSLGRMRAELADLGEDNSRQHAMTVRMRSLCEARDMLIGSVLGGAEVCEVAEMAGRALGGTGAAYDSAGLLLSGSGLPDIAPALVAEAIQATSSVRAPVQVADALWAVPSILGAGGTGVLLIRTSTPVKDDEIDFLQFVERAVGLMALLQRGAVAAGPMRDELLDDLLVGPRRSPRRLAALARRLGVDQARPHSVVIVRPEADDHAQAVMTLSSYARRKSGLKTARSGDIILLLPEKEPSVAAETVHRELTRQLTHPVSVSAAGSVGDLSGIGDVYQEAQRCLEALIILGGRGTAAVTDDLGFLGLLLSDHNDVDRYVRSTLGGVLECDERRRSELIRTLDAYFASHASPSRAAVVLHVHPNTVSRRLERLTGLLGEDWREPARALEIQLALRLLHTRRLLLSKQAPGSNAQADSSQS, encoded by the coding sequence ATGGTGTCGTACGAGGATTTCGCGGCCGCACCCGAGTCCGCTGTTCTCCAACTGCTCGCTCAGGAAGCTCCGCGCAGCTACTTCGAGGATCTGCTCCACCAAGCCGAGACCCACTTCGCGGCAGATGAGCTGATTCCGCTGGAGCGCTCCGTGAGGTTGGCGCTCACCGTTCACGCGCACGCGGAACGATTCCTGGCACGGGAAAAGGCATTACTGACATTTGTGGACACCGCACGTGACATGAGTGCCTCCCGTGATTCTGGTGACCTGCTTGTCGTCATCACGGCTCGTGCTCGCTGGTTACTCGGATTTGACATGGCCTTCATAAGCCTCAGTAAGCCGGACGGCGGGTCGTACATCCACTCGTCGGACGGTGAGACCACGAGCTTCAACGTGGGTCTCCAGATCCAGGGTGGTTACGGTGTGGGAGAGGTCGCGCAGCGCAGCAAAGCGCCCTTCTGGACAGCCGATTACCTCGGCGACGACAGCTTCCCGCACAGTGAGCGAGTGGACGAGGTCGTCCGTGGCGAAGGGCTGAGAGCGATCCTGACCTCACCGATGATCAGCGGGAATGTGACTGTCGGAGCGTTGTACGGTGGGAATCGGAAGGTGCGCCACTTCACTCCGGACGAGGTCAGCCTGATGCGCGCGCTCGGAGACCTCGCGGCGGCCATGCTGGGAAAATCCAGGTCGCTGGGCCGGATGAGGGCCGAGCTGGCGGATCTTGGGGAGGACAACTCCCGGCAGCATGCGATGACCGTCCGGATGCGCTCGCTCTGCGAGGCACGCGACATGCTGATCGGCTCGGTGCTCGGCGGTGCGGAAGTGTGCGAAGTGGCCGAGATGGCGGGAAGGGCTCTCGGCGGAACGGGCGCGGCGTACGACTCCGCCGGTCTGCTGCTTTCAGGTTCGGGTCTGCCGGATATCGCCCCGGCACTCGTGGCCGAGGCTATCCAGGCCACGTCCTCGGTACGAGCCCCGGTCCAGGTGGCCGACGCCCTGTGGGCAGTGCCCTCGATCCTGGGCGCCGGAGGCACAGGGGTACTGCTGATTCGGACATCGACACCGGTCAAGGACGATGAGATCGACTTTCTCCAGTTCGTGGAACGCGCCGTCGGGCTGATGGCCCTGCTCCAGCGTGGAGCGGTAGCGGCGGGCCCGATGCGGGACGAACTCCTCGACGACCTGCTCGTGGGGCCGCGTCGCTCACCGAGACGCCTGGCCGCCCTCGCCCGCCGTCTTGGTGTGGACCAGGCGCGACCGCACTCCGTGGTCATCGTCCGGCCGGAGGCCGACGACCACGCTCAGGCCGTGATGACCCTGTCCTCCTACGCGCGTCGGAAGTCCGGCCTGAAGACTGCGCGGAGCGGTGACATCATTCTGCTCCTGCCGGAGAAGGAGCCCTCCGTGGCGGCCGAGACCGTGCACCGCGAACTGACCAGGCAGCTTACTCATCCCGTTTCGGTGAGCGCGGCCGGGTCGGTCGGTGACCTGAGCGGAATCGGAGACGTCTATCAAGAGGCGCAGCGCTGCCTCGAAGCGTTGATCATTCTCGGTGGCCGGGGTACTGCGGCAGTGACCGATGACCTGGGATTCCTCGGACTTCTTCTGTCCGACCACAACGACGTGGACCGATACGTTCGATCGACACTTGGCGGCGTCCTTGAGTGCGACGAACGCCGTCGCTCCGAGCTGATACGGACTCTCGACGCCTATTTCGCTTCTCACGCCAGTCCAAGTCGTGCCGCCGTAGTTCTCCATGTCCACCCCAATACGGTCTCCCGTCGGCTCGAGCGGCTTACCGGACTACTCGGGGAGGACTGGAGAGAGCCTGCTCGCGCCCTAGAGATCCAACTCGCACTGCGCCTCTTGCACACCAGGCGGCTACTGTTGTCCAAGCAGGCGCCCGGTTCGAATGCTCAGGCCGACAGCTCACAGTCGTAG
- a CDS encoding polyphosphate polymerase domain-containing protein, translating into MWWRRASGKDMPLEPDDPAQGKGGPAGTPVADTRALRVAGRLHAFNRYELKYLVPVERAAGIRDEMAERMDRDPHSPVGGYGVWSLYYDTPQLRFYWEKIDGLRFRRKLRVRHYGDLDGVTDASPVCVEIKQRVNRVTQKRRITLPYATARQLCDGRQLIEHAPDEDAFVQEVLELVVRLNLRPTAITGYQREALVGRDADTGVRVTFDRRIRGRDRDFHLGTPDVENRFTVPPHLSVLEIKVNERTPYWITDLAARRNLNLVRVSKYVQTIEAYGLAPRSVFHVSEDEPAAHAPEHESPRQPATPQMPRTPRLSQKPQQNLTLEA; encoded by the coding sequence ATGTGGTGGCGACGTGCCTCGGGCAAGGACATGCCGCTCGAACCGGACGATCCGGCGCAGGGGAAGGGAGGTCCGGCGGGCACGCCCGTGGCGGACACCCGGGCCCTCCGGGTCGCCGGGCGGCTGCACGCCTTCAACCGCTACGAGTTGAAGTACCTGGTCCCGGTCGAGCGGGCCGCGGGCATCCGTGACGAGATGGCCGAGCGGATGGACCGCGACCCGCACAGTCCCGTCGGGGGTTACGGAGTGTGGAGCCTCTACTACGACACCCCCCAACTGCGCTTCTACTGGGAGAAGATCGACGGGCTGCGGTTCCGGCGCAAGCTCCGCGTCCGCCACTACGGCGACCTCGACGGCGTCACGGACGCGTCCCCGGTCTGTGTCGAGATCAAGCAGCGGGTCAACCGGGTCACCCAGAAGCGACGCATCACCCTGCCGTACGCCACCGCCCGACAGCTGTGCGACGGGCGGCAGTTGATCGAGCACGCGCCGGACGAGGACGCGTTCGTCCAGGAGGTCCTGGAACTGGTCGTCCGGCTCAACCTGCGGCCGACGGCCATCACCGGCTACCAACGCGAGGCCCTGGTCGGCCGGGACGCCGACACCGGGGTGCGCGTGACCTTCGACCGCCGCATCCGGGGCCGTGACCGCGACTTCCACCTCGGCACGCCGGACGTGGAGAACCGCTTCACGGTGCCACCGCACCTGTCGGTGCTGGAGATCAAGGTCAACGAACGCACCCCGTACTGGATCACCGATCTCGCCGCCCGGCGGAACCTCAACCTCGTCCGGGTGTCCAAGTACGTCCAGACCATCGAGGCGTACGGGCTCGCCCCGCGCTCGGTCTTCCACGTGAGCGAGGACGAACCGGCGGCGCACGCACCGGAACACGAGTCGCCGCGGCAGCCGGCGACACCACAGATGCCGCGGACACCGCGGTTGTCGCAGAAGCCGCAGCAGAATCTGACCCTGGAGGCATGA
- a CDS encoding MFS transporter encodes MQPDTVPTWPGPRQGTSVVGGVARRNAAFTLLASVQFVLILAMSVLNVVLPEIQEDLGLTTPQLALLNAAYGVSFSGLLLLGGRLADLYGARRAFMAGTALFGVTSAAAGLAPEVWTLLAARFGQGAGAALAVPGAMVLVGVVHPEPARRARVMALWGGLAAFGGTAGMLLSGAVALSNSWRWAFVVPVVVAALAVGSARKLLPVGRVEGGAGELDVPGAVLATASVSLLSYGLVQTPDRGWVSWAALVPLSLGVVLLIAFVLVEQRAPRPLLPLSFLRSPHRVVALVAVFLGSAGITSLFFLLSLYFQQVREYSAPEASAAFLPFGVALVIAGVGVGRLVHRFGPRVVMLAGLALAALGLGTFGGIGLRTPYTGVVVGLLLFAVGVGFLFAGATVSAMADVAPGQAGMAGAVVTTALEAGPALGLSMLVTLAAVRTGHMEGAGHSVPSALAAGYALAFTVAALAFAVVTVGAAALLRVKRH; translated from the coding sequence ATGCAGCCGGACACCGTACCCACCTGGCCCGGACCACGCCAGGGCACCTCCGTGGTCGGGGGTGTAGCTCGGCGGAATGCGGCCTTCACCTTGCTGGCATCGGTGCAGTTCGTCCTGATCCTGGCCATGAGTGTGCTCAACGTGGTGCTTCCGGAGATTCAGGAGGATCTCGGCCTGACTACCCCGCAACTGGCTCTGCTCAACGCCGCCTACGGGGTGTCGTTCAGCGGACTGCTGCTGCTCGGAGGGAGGTTGGCGGATCTGTACGGCGCCCGCAGGGCATTCATGGCCGGTACGGCACTGTTCGGTGTCACCTCGGCGGCCGCGGGCCTCGCTCCCGAGGTGTGGACCCTGCTGGCGGCCCGGTTCGGCCAGGGCGCAGGAGCGGCACTCGCCGTACCGGGGGCGATGGTACTGGTCGGAGTCGTCCATCCGGAACCTGCCAGGCGGGCTCGGGTCATGGCGCTCTGGGGCGGCCTCGCTGCGTTCGGCGGGACCGCGGGCATGCTGCTGTCCGGCGCCGTTGCGCTCTCGAACTCTTGGCGGTGGGCCTTCGTCGTTCCTGTGGTCGTTGCTGCCCTGGCCGTCGGCTCGGCGCGCAAGCTACTGCCCGTCGGCCGAGTCGAAGGCGGCGCTGGAGAATTGGACGTCCCCGGAGCGGTGCTCGCGACGGCGTCCGTCTCGCTCCTCAGCTACGGTCTGGTCCAGACACCTGACCGCGGATGGGTCTCCTGGGCAGCGCTCGTACCACTCTCCCTCGGGGTCGTCCTGCTGATCGCGTTCGTTCTGGTCGAGCAGCGGGCGCCACGACCGCTCCTGCCGCTCTCCTTTCTGAGGTCACCACACAGGGTTGTTGCGCTGGTGGCGGTGTTTCTCGGCTCCGCCGGGATCACCAGTCTGTTTTTCCTGCTCTCGCTGTACTTCCAGCAGGTGCGGGAATATTCGGCACCGGAGGCGTCCGCCGCGTTCCTTCCGTTCGGGGTGGCGCTGGTCATCGCCGGAGTAGGTGTCGGTCGCCTGGTGCACCGCTTCGGCCCGCGCGTCGTCATGCTGGCCGGTCTGGCTCTCGCGGCGCTGGGGCTCGGGACGTTCGGTGGAATCGGACTGCGGACACCGTACACGGGAGTGGTAGTCGGCCTGTTGTTGTTTGCCGTCGGCGTCGGGTTCTTGTTCGCGGGCGCGACGGTCTCCGCGATGGCAGACGTGGCACCGGGGCAGGCGGGCATGGCCGGCGCCGTGGTCACCACCGCTCTGGAAGCCGGACCCGCGCTCGGACTGTCGATGCTGGTCACTCTGGCCGCAGTGCGTACTGGGCACATGGAGGGAGCGGGGCATTCCGTGCCTTCGGCCCTGGCCGCGGGATACGCCCTCGCGTTCACCGTTGCCGCTCTGGCCTTCGCCGTCGTCACCGTGGGAGCGGCCGCCCTGCTCCGGGTGAAACGACACTGA
- a CDS encoding methyltransferase domain-containing protein, whose protein sequence is MTEAMSHMRSLERSRASRTRRDRPKTFLLDGREWDLLDDVFAPPFSPSSAIAMRLAGLSAPAAHWRGSFLEIGSGTGVGAVLAALAGCEHVVAVDINARAVENTAVNARRHGVADRVCAVRSDLFSALPTGERYDTVFWHSNFVYAPDDYTCESDHDRAYVDPGYRAHRMYLIQAPERLADAGRVLLHFSDRGDIRLLHSIAAHCDRELLVVRSERNREGHETVEHVLFEVRVASAGT, encoded by the coding sequence ATGACCGAGGCGATGAGTCATATGCGTTCACTGGAACGCAGCAGGGCGTCGCGGACCAGACGGGACCGGCCGAAGACCTTCCTTTTGGACGGAAGGGAATGGGACCTGTTGGACGACGTCTTCGCACCGCCCTTCTCACCCTCAAGCGCGATCGCGATGCGTCTCGCGGGACTCTCGGCCCCCGCGGCGCACTGGCGCGGTTCGTTCCTGGAGATCGGCTCCGGCACCGGAGTCGGCGCCGTACTAGCGGCTCTGGCGGGATGCGAGCACGTGGTCGCGGTGGACATCAACGCGCGAGCTGTGGAGAACACCGCTGTCAACGCGCGTCGGCACGGGGTGGCCGACCGAGTATGCGCCGTGCGCAGTGACCTGTTCAGCGCCCTGCCCACCGGTGAGCGGTACGACACCGTCTTCTGGCACTCGAACTTCGTGTACGCACCGGACGACTACACATGCGAGTCCGATCACGACCGCGCTTACGTGGACCCGGGATACCGGGCGCACCGGATGTACCTGATCCAGGCACCCGAGAGACTGGCCGACGCCGGCCGTGTGTTGCTCCACTTCAGCGACCGCGGTGACATTCGCCTACTGCACAGCATCGCCGCGCATTGCGACCGCGAACTACTGGTAGTCCGAAGCGAACGCAACCGCGAAGGCCACGAAACGGTTGAACACGTCCTGTTCGAAGTCCGCGTGGCCAGCGCCGGAACATGA
- a CDS encoding DUF4956 domain-containing protein, with the protein MNFDLQELSGTFSVADIAVAMVLSFALSAMIGYTYRATHRNVSYSQSYVQTLVIVGMIVALIMLVVGSNLARAFSLVGALSVVRFRNAIKETRDVGFIFLTMGVGMAAGARFYTLAVVAAVAICLIVVVMHKFNWFHLDVQRQVVKVQLPTGEDHSPAIRDVLIRHTTEFELVSTETIRGGTLTEVFYTVRMKKGTEPGELVAALQERTFGQRVTVLTGYDQTDL; encoded by the coding sequence ATGAACTTCGATCTGCAAGAACTCAGCGGGACGTTCAGCGTCGCCGACATCGCGGTCGCCATGGTCCTTTCCTTCGCCCTGAGCGCGATGATCGGATACACCTACCGCGCGACCCACCGGAACGTGTCCTACAGCCAGTCGTACGTACAGACGCTGGTCATCGTCGGCATGATCGTCGCCCTCATCATGCTGGTCGTCGGGTCGAACCTCGCCCGCGCCTTCTCCCTGGTCGGCGCGTTGTCGGTGGTGCGCTTCCGTAACGCGATCAAGGAGACCAGAGACGTCGGGTTCATCTTCCTGACCATGGGGGTCGGCATGGCCGCCGGCGCCCGCTTCTACACGCTCGCCGTCGTCGCCGCCGTCGCGATCTGCCTGATCGTCGTCGTGATGCACAAGTTCAACTGGTTCCACCTGGACGTCCAGCGTCAGGTCGTCAAGGTCCAGCTGCCGACGGGCGAGGACCACTCCCCGGCGATCCGTGACGTCCTCATCCGCCACACCACGGAGTTCGAGCTGGTCAGCACCGAGACGATCCGCGGCGGCACCCTCACCGAGGTGTTCTACACGGTACGGATGAAGAAGGGCACCGAGCCGGGCGAGCTCGTCGCCGCCCTCCAGGAGCGGACCTTCGGGCAGCGCGTGACGGTGCTGACCGGATACGACCAGACCGACCTGTGA
- a CDS encoding glucose 1-dehydrogenase translates to MTDRFTDKIVLVTGAGAGIGRASAQAFAREGATVVVSGVRSASITETVRLIEEDGGTASAVTADVSRPEDMIRLVETVVGRHGGLHVAHNNAGIFRKPAAVGDLDLDVWKEVLDVNLTGVLLAMQQEINHMRNHGGGVIVNTSANIGYPGRRPGMAAYGASKAAVTTLTKIAALDHIKDGIRVNCVSPGATDTTMSFRSGESVEDRAARLAGTVPIGRVGSTEEIVSAVMWLASDEAAFVVGHDLVVDGGVTT, encoded by the coding sequence ATGACTGATCGCTTCACAGACAAGATCGTGCTGGTCACCGGTGCAGGCGCAGGCATCGGCCGTGCCAGCGCGCAGGCATTCGCCCGTGAAGGGGCCACCGTCGTGGTTTCCGGTGTCCGGTCCGCGTCGATCACGGAGACCGTGCGACTGATCGAGGAGGACGGCGGCACGGCGAGTGCAGTGACCGCTGATGTCTCGCGTCCGGAGGACATGATCCGGCTGGTGGAAACGGTGGTCGGACGGCACGGCGGACTCCACGTGGCCCACAACAACGCCGGCATCTTCCGCAAGCCCGCCGCTGTCGGCGACCTGGATCTGGACGTCTGGAAGGAGGTACTGGACGTGAACCTCACCGGAGTGCTGTTGGCGATGCAGCAGGAGATCAACCACATGCGCAACCATGGCGGCGGCGTCATCGTTAACACATCCGCGAACATCGGCTACCCGGGCCGCCGTCCGGGTATGGCTGCCTACGGTGCCTCCAAGGCCGCAGTGACCACGCTCACGAAGATTGCCGCACTGGACCACATCAAGGACGGCATTCGCGTCAACTGCGTCAGCCCAGGTGCCACAGACACCACCATGTCCTTCCGCTCCGGAGAGAGCGTCGAGGACCGCGCCGCCCGTCTGGCGGGCACAGTGCCGATCGGGCGCGTCGGTTCCACGGAGGAGATCGTTTCGGCGGTGATGTGGCTGGCCTCCGACGAGGCGGCCTTCGTCGTGGGCCATGATCTCGTGGTGGACGGCGGAGTTACCACCTGA